A genomic window from Bicyclus anynana chromosome 11, ilBicAnyn1.1, whole genome shotgun sequence includes:
- the LOC112046316 gene encoding uncharacterized protein LOC112046316 yields the protein MHAVGLHSALAIRRERKRRAEQQRARERRYSLQSTESGVTSPHCSTGSLHRRHKNVHAADNEVVSSVGMLHLGVVFLVLGVFLVASGWLPDDVTSWSSIGSVSWFNELVCSGLFALGVGIFLIALHKYLTKSEDDALEDYVQRQLTRSRSGHRLERDAETGGMHTKGARRAKATEVLPETITETYTEPPPDRIHGFVNALALNGDAMRETPLEQIVEEEMSIASESERRLGKFNRDTYSTPSVAPSLSLSPGSPSDTKELLADGRYMIMSKI from the coding sequence ATGCACGCGGTGGGGCTGCACTCCGCGCTCGCCATCCGCCGCGAGCGCAAGCGGCGCGCCGAGCAGCAGCGGGCCCGCGAGCGCCGCTACTCGCTGCAGTCCACCGAGTCGGGCGTCACCTCGCCGCACTGCTCCACCGGCAGCCTGCACCGCCGGCACAAGAACGTCCACGCTGCTGACAATGAGGTCGTCTCTTCCGTGGGCATGCTCCACCTCGGGGTCGTGTTCCTCGTGCTCGGAGTCTTCTTAGTCGCGTCGGGCTGGCTCCCCGACGACGTGACCTCCTGGAGTAGCATCGGGTCAGTCAGCTGGTTCAACGAGCTCGTCTGCTCGGGGCTGTTCGCGCTCGGCGTGGGCATATTCCTGATCGCGTTGCACAAGTACTTGACCAAGAGCGAGGACGATGCGTTGGAGGACTACGTCCAGCGCCAGCTGACGCGCTCGCGGTCAGGGCACAGACTGGAGAGAGACGCGGAGACCGGCGGCATGCACACGAAAGGCGCTCGGAGGGCGAAGGCCACCGAGGTTCTACCGGAGACGATCACCGAAACGTATACGGAGCCTCCTCCGGATAGAATCCACGGTTTCGTGAATGCGCTCGCTCTGAACGGCGACGCCATGCGGGAGACGCCGCTGGAGCAGATCGTGGAAGAGGAGATGTCGATAGCGTCCGAGAGCGAGCGGCGGCTGGGCAAGTTCAACCGGGACACGTACTCCACGCCGTCCGTGGCGCCGAGCCTCAGCCTGAGCCCCGGCTCGCCCTCCGACACCAAGGAGCTGCTGGCGGACGGCCGCTACATGATCATGTCGAAAATCTGA